One genomic window of Streptococcus mitis includes the following:
- a CDS encoding dihydroorotate dehydrogenase, producing the protein MALFSAQEQLYYKEKIMTRNRLQVSLPGLDLKNPIIPASGCFGFGQEYAKYYDLDLLGSIMIKATTLEARFGNPTPRVAETPAGMLNAIGLQNPGLEVVLAEKLPWLEREYPNLPIIANVAGFSKQEYAAVSRGISKATNVKAIELNISCPNVDHCNHGLLIGQDPDLAYDVVKAAVEASDVPVYVKLTPSVTDIVTVAKAAEDAGASGLTMINTLVGMRFDLKTRKPILANGTGGMSGPAVFPVALKLIRQVAQTTDLPIIGMGGVDSAEAALEMYLAGASAIGVGTANFTNPYACPDIIETLPKVMDKYGISSLENLRKEVKESLR; encoded by the coding sequence ATGGCCCTGTTTTCCGCACAGGAACAGTTGTATTATAAGGAGAAAATTATGACTAGAAATCGTTTACAAGTTTCTCTACCAGGCTTGGACTTGAAAAATCCGATTATTCCAGCATCAGGATGTTTTGGCTTTGGACAAGAGTATGCCAAGTATTATGATTTAGACCTTTTGGGTTCTATTATGATTAAGGCGACAACCCTTGAAGCCCGTTTTGGAAATCCAACTCCAAGAGTGGCAGAAACACCCGCTGGTATGCTTAATGCGATTGGCTTGCAAAATCCTGGTTTGGAGGTTGTTTTGGCTGAAAAGCTACCTTGGCTAGAAAGAGAATATCCAAATCTTCCTATTATCGCCAATGTTGCGGGTTTTTCAAAACAAGAATATGCAGCTGTTTCTCGAGGAATTTCTAAAGCAACTAATGTAAAGGCTATCGAGCTCAATATTTCTTGCCCCAACGTTGACCACTGTAATCACGGACTTTTGATTGGTCAAGATCCAGATTTAGCTTATGATGTGGTGAAAGCAGCGGTAGAAGCCTCTGATGTGCCAGTTTATGTCAAATTAACCCCTAGTGTGACGGATATCGTCACTGTCGCAAAAGCTGCAGAAGATGCGGGGGCAAGTGGCTTGACCATGATCAATACTCTAGTTGGAATGCGCTTTGACCTCAAAACTCGTAAACCAATCTTGGCCAATGGAACAGGTGGGATGTCAGGCCCAGCCGTCTTTCCAGTAGCCCTCAAGCTTATTCGCCAAGTAGCCCAAACAACAGACCTGCCCATCATTGGAATGGGGGGAGTGGATTCGGCAGAAGCTGCCCTAGAGATGTATCTGGCTGGAGCATCTGCTATCGGAGTTGGAACAGCTAACTTTACCAATCCATATGCCTGTCCTGATATCAT
- a CDS encoding dihydroorotate dehydrogenase electron transfer subunit, whose protein sequence is MNPTCKKRLGAIRLETMKVVAQEEIAPAIFELVLEGEMVEAMRAGQFLHLRVPDDAHLLRRPISISSIDKVKKQCHLIYRIEGAGTAIFSTLSQGDTLDVMGPQGNGFDLSDLDEQSQVLLVGGGIGVPPLLEVAKELHARGVKVVTVLGFATKDAVILEKELAQYGQVFVTTDDGSYGIKGNVSVVIKDLESQFDAVYSCGAPGMMKYINQTFYDHPRAYLSLESRMACGMGACYACVLKVPESETVSQRVCEDGPVFRTGTVVL, encoded by the coding sequence ATGAATCCCACATGTAAGAAACGTTTGGGTGCAATTCGTTTGGAAACCATGAAGGTGGTTGCACAGGAGGAAATCGCGCCAGCAATCTTTGAATTAGTTCTAGAAGGGGAAATGGTTGAAGCCATGCGAGCAGGCCAATTTCTTCATCTTCGTGTGCCTGATGATGCCCATCTTTTGCGTCGTCCTATTTCAATTTCGTCTATCGATAAGGTTAAGAAGCAGTGTCATCTCATTTATCGGATTGAGGGAGCTGGGACTGCTATTTTTTCAACCTTAAGTCAGGGAGATACTCTTGATGTGATGGGTCCTCAGGGAAATGGTTTTGACTTGTCTGACCTAGACGAGCAGAGCCAGGTTCTCTTAGTTGGAGGGGGGATTGGTGTACCTCCATTGCTTGAGGTGGCCAAGGAATTGCATGCGCGTGGTGTGAAAGTAGTGACAGTTCTCGGTTTTGCCACTAAGGATGCTGTTATCCTTGAAAAGGAATTGGCCCAATATGGTCAGGTCTTTGTAACGACAGATGATGGTTCTTATGGTATTAAGGGAAATGTCTCTGTAGTCATCAAGGATTTAGAAAGTCAATTTGATGCTGTTTACTCATGTGGGGCGCCTGGAATGATGAAGTATATCAATCAAACCTTTTATGACCACCCAAGAGCCTATCTATCTCTGGAATCTCGTATGGCTTGTGGGATGGGAGCTTGCTATGCCTGTGTCTTAAAAGTGCCAGAAAGTGAGACGGTTAGTCAACGCGTCTGTGAAGATGGCCCTGTTTTCCGCACAGGAACAGTTGTATTATAA
- the gloA gene encoding lactoylglutathione lyase produces the protein MASKMLHTCLRVENLEKSIAFYQDAFGFKELRRRDFPDHAFTIVYLGLEGDDYELELTYNYDHGPYVVGDGFAHIALSTPDLEALHQEHSAKGYEVTEPNGLPGTAPNYYFVKDPDGYKVEVIREK, from the coding sequence ATGGCTTCAAAAATGCTACATACTTGCTTGCGAGTAGAAAATCTTGAAAAATCAATTGCATTCTATCAAGATGCTTTTGGTTTTAAAGAATTGCGTCGCAGAGATTTTCCAGACCATGCCTTCACGATTGTCTATCTAGGTCTTGAGGGTGATGACTATGAGTTGGAGTTGACTTATAACTACGATCACGGTCCATATGTGGTTGGAGATGGCTTTGCCCATATCGCCCTCAGTACACCTGATCTTGAGGCGCTTCATCAAGAGCATAGTGCCAAAGGTTATGAAGTTACTGAGCCAAATGGCCTACCAGGAACTGCACCTAACTATTACTTTGTCAAAGACCCTGATGGCTACAAAGTCGAAGTTATTCGTGAAAAATAA
- the rplT gene encoding 50S ribosomal protein L20, whose protein sequence is MARVKGGVVSRKRRKRILKLAKGYYGAKHILFRTAKEQVMNSYYYAYRDRRQKKRDFRKLWITRINAAARMNGLSYSQLMHGLKLAEIEVNRKMLADLAVNDAAAFTALADAAKAKLGK, encoded by the coding sequence ATGGCACGTGTTAAAGGTGGCGTTGTATCACGCAAACGTCGTAAACGTATTCTTAAATTAGCAAAAGGTTACTATGGAGCTAAACACATCTTGTTCCGTACTGCAAAAGAACAAGTAATGAACTCTTACTACTATGCATACCGTGACCGTCGTCAGAAAAAACGTGACTTCCGCAAATTGTGGATCACTCGTATCAATGCGGCAGCTCGTATGAACGGACTTTCATACTCACAATTGATGCATGGTTTGAAATTGGCTGAGATCGAAGTTAACCGTAAAATGCTTGCTGACTTGGCTGTTAACGATGCAGCAGCTTTCACAGCTCTTGCAGATGCAGCTAAAGCAAAACTTGGTAAATAA
- the rpmI gene encoding 50S ribosomal protein L35 — MPKQKTHRASAKRFKRTGSGGLKRFRAYTSHRFHGKTKKQRRHLRKASMVHSGDYKRIKAMLTRLK; from the coding sequence ATGCCAAAACAAAAAACACACCGCGCATCAGCTAAACGTTTCAAACGTACAGGTTCTGGTGGACTTAAACGTTTCCGTGCTTACACTTCTCACCGTTTCCACGGAAAAACTAAGAAACAACGTCGTCATCTTCGTAAAGCATCTATGGTGCATTCAGGAGATTACAAACGTATCAAAGCAATGCTTACTCGCTTGAAATAA
- the infC gene encoding translation initiation factor IF-3, with protein sequence MKTIAKQDLFINDEIRVREVRLIGLEGEQLGIKPLSEAQALADNANVDLVLIQPQAKPPVAKIMDYGKFKFEYQKKQKEQRKKQSVVTVKEVRLSPTIDKGDFDTKLRNARKFLEKGNKVKVSIRFKGRMITHKEIGAKVLAEFAEATQDIAIIEQRAKMDGRQMFMQLAPATDKK encoded by the coding sequence GTGAAAACCATAGCAAAGCAAGACTTATTCATCAATGATGAGATTCGTGTACGTGAAGTTCGCTTGATTGGTCTTGAAGGAGAACAGCTAGGCATCAAGCCACTCAGTGAAGCGCAAGCTTTGGCTGATAACGCTAATGTTGACCTAGTATTGATTCAACCCCAAGCCAAACCGCCTGTTGCAAAAATTATGGACTACGGTAAGTTCAAGTTTGAGTACCAGAAGAAGCAAAAAGAACAACGTAAAAAACAAAGTGTTGTTACTGTGAAAGAAGTTCGTCTAAGTCCAACTATTGACAAGGGTGACTTTGATACAAAACTTCGCAATGCACGCAAATTCCTTGAAAAAGGAAATAAAGTTAAGGTATCTATTCGCTTTAAGGGTCGTATGATTACCCATAAAGAGATTGGTGCAAAAGTTTTAGCCGAGTTTGCTGAAGCAACTCAAGATATTGCCATCATCGAACAACGTGCTAAAATGGATGGACGTCAAATGTTCATGCAATTGGCGCCAGCGACTGACAAAAAATAA
- a CDS encoding DNA internalization-related competence protein ComEC/Rec2: MLQWIKNFPIPLIYLSFLLLWLYYAIFSASYLALLGFVFLLVCLFFQFPWKLAGKVLVICGIFGFWFLFQNWQQSQESQNLADSVERVRILPDTIKVNGDSLSFRGKSDGRIFQVYYKLQSEEEKEAFQDLTALHEIELEGKLSEPEGQRNFGGFNYQAYLKTQGIYQTLNIKKIHSLQKVGSWDIGENLFSLRRKFVVWIKTHFTSPMRNYMTGLLLGHLDTDFEEMNELYSSLGIIHLFALSGMQVGFFMDGFKKLLLRLGLTQEKLKWLTYPFSLIYAGLTGFSASVIRSLLQKLLAQHGVKGLDNFALTVLVLFIIMPNFFLTAGGVLSCAYAFILTMTSKEGEGLKAVARESLVISLGILPILSFYFAEFQPWSILLTFVFSFLFDLIFLPLLSILFALSFLYPVTQLNFIFEWLEGMIRFVSQVASRPLVFGQPNAWLLILLLISLALVYDLRKNIKRLIVLSLLITGLFFLTKHPLENEITMLDVGQGESIFLRDVTGKTILIDVGGKAESSKKIEKWQEKTTTSNAQRTLIPYLKNRGVAKIDQLILTNTNKEHVGDLLEVTKAFHVGEILVSKGSLKQKEFVAELQATQTKVRSVTTGENLPIFGSQLEVLSPRKIGDGDHEDSLVLYGKLLDKNFLFTGNLEEKGEKDMLMQYPDLEVDVLKAGQHGFKKSSSSAFLEKLKPELTLISVGKNNRTKLPHQETLTRLEDINSKVYRTDQQGAIRFKGWKSWKIETVG, from the coding sequence ATGTTACAGTGGATTAAGAATTTCCCCATTCCACTAATTTACCTGAGTTTTCTGTTACTTTGGCTTTATTACGCTATTTTCTCAGCATCCTATCTTGCTTTATTGGGCTTCGTTTTTCTGCTAGTTTGTCTCTTTTTCCAATTTCCTTGGAAATTAGCAGGTAAAGTTCTAGTAATTTGTGGAATCTTTGGCTTCTGGTTTCTGTTTCAAAATTGGCAACAGAGTCAAGAGAGTCAAAATTTGGCGGATTCTGTTGAAAGGGTACGGATTTTACCAGATACCATCAAAGTTAATGGTGATAGTCTATCCTTTCGTGGCAAGTCTGATGGACGAATTTTTCAAGTCTATTATAAACTCCAGTCCGAAGAGGAGAAAGAAGCCTTTCAAGATTTAACAGCCCTTCATGAGATAGAACTAGAAGGAAAACTTTCGGAGCCAGAGGGGCAGAGGAATTTTGGTGGATTTAACTATCAAGCCTATCTGAAAACTCAGGGAATTTACCAAACTCTCAATATCAAAAAAATACACTCACTCCAAAAGGTTGGCAGTTGGGATATAGGTGAAAATCTGTTCAGTTTACGTCGAAAGTTTGTGGTTTGGATTAAGACACATTTTACAAGCCCTATGCGCAATTACATGACGGGGCTTCTATTAGGACATCTGGACACAGACTTTGAGGAGATGAATGAGCTTTATTCCAGTCTAGGAATTATCCATCTTTTTGCCCTGTCCGGCATGCAGGTAGGCTTTTTCATGGACGGATTTAAGAAACTTCTCTTGCGATTGGGTTTGACCCAAGAAAAGTTGAAATGGCTGACTTATCCCTTTTCCCTTATCTATGCAGGGCTGACAGGATTTTCAGCATCGGTTATTCGCAGTCTCTTGCAGAAGCTACTGGCTCAACATGGTGTTAAGGGCTTGGATAATTTTGCCTTGACGGTTCTTGTCCTCTTTATTATCATGCCAAACTTTTTCTTGACTGCAGGAGGAGTTTTGTCCTGCGCCTATGCTTTTATCTTGACCATGACCAGCAAAGAAGGGGAGGGGCTTAAGGCTGTTGCTAGAGAAAGTCTAGTCATTTCCTTGGGAATATTGCCCATTCTATCCTTCTATTTTGCGGAATTTCAGCCTTGGTCCATCCTTTTGACCTTTGTCTTTTCCTTTCTTTTTGACTTGATCTTCTTACCACTCTTGTCTATCTTATTTGCCCTTTCCTTCCTCTATCCAGTCACTCAGCTGAATTTTATTTTTGAATGGTTGGAGGGAATGATTCGCTTTGTATCGCAGGTGGCAAGTAGGCCTCTTGTCTTTGGACAACCCAATGCATGGCTTTTAATCTTATTGTTAATTTCCTTGGCTTTGGTCTATGATTTGAGGAAAAATATTAAAAGGCTAATAGTGTTAAGCTTATTGATTACAGGTCTCTTTTTCCTTACCAAGCATCCACTGGAAAATGAAATTACCATGCTGGATGTGGGGCAAGGAGAAAGTATTTTCCTACGGGATGTAACTGGGAAAACCATTCTCATAGATGTAGGTGGCAAGGCAGAGTCTAGTAAGAAAATAGAAAAATGGCAAGAAAAGACGACGACCAGTAATGCCCAGCGAACCTTGATACCCTATCTCAAAAATCGAGGAGTAGCCAAGATTGACCAGCTGATTTTAACCAATACGAACAAGGAACATGTTGGAGATTTGTTGGAGGTGACCAAGGCTTTCCATGTAGGCGAAATTTTAGTGTCCAAAGGCAGTTTGAAACAGAAGGAATTTGTTGCAGAACTACAGGCAACTCAAACCAAGGTGCGCAGTGTGACAACAGGAGAGAACTTGCCAATTTTTGGAAGTCAGTTAGAAGTCCTATCTCCAAGGAAAATTGGAGATGGAGATCATGAAGATTCCCTGGTTTTGTATGGAAAACTCTTGGATAAAAACTTTCTTTTCACAGGAAATTTGGAGGAGAAAGGAGAGAAGGACATGCTGATGCAATATCCTGACCTAGAGGTGGATGTTTTGAAAGCTGGTCAACATGGCTTTAAAAAATCATCAAGTTCAGCCTTTCTAGAAAAACTCAAACCAGAGCTTACTCTTATCTCAGTTGGAAAGAACAATCGAACCAAACTACCCCATCAGGAAACCCTGACCCGACTGGAAGATATCAATAGCAAAGTTTACCGAACTGACCAGCAGGGAGCTATACGGTTTAAAGGTTGGAAGAGTTGGAAGATTGAAACAGTTGGTTAA
- a CDS encoding helix-hairpin-helix domain-containing protein gives MEAIIEKIKEYKIIVICTGLGLLVGGFFLLKPAPQTLVKETNLQAEVVAVSKDSVSEKEVKKEEKEEPLEQDLITVDVKGAVKSPGIYDLPVGSRVNDAVQKAGGLTEQADSKSLNLAQKISDEALVYVPTKGEEVASQQTASGTASSTSKEKKINLNKASLEEIKQVKGLGGKRAQDIIDHRETNGKFKSVEELKKVSGIGAKTIEKLKDYVTVD, from the coding sequence ATGGAAGCAATTATCGAGAAAATCAAAGAGTATAAAATCATCGTTATCTGTACGGGTCTGGGTTTGCTTGTAGGAGGATTTTTCCTGCTAAAGCCAGCTCCACAGACACTTGTCAAGGAAACGAATTTGCAAGCAGAAGTTGTAGCTGTTTCCAAGGATTCGGTATCCGAAAAGGAAGTGAAGAAGGAAGAGAAGGAAGAACCCCTTGAACAAGATCTAATCACAGTAGATGTGAAGGGCGCTGTCAAATCGCCAGGTATTTATGATTTGCCAGTAGGTAGTCGAGTCAATGATGCAGTTCAGAAAGCAGGTGGATTGACAGAACAAGCAGACAGCAAGTCGCTCAATCTAGCTCAGAAAATCAGTGATGAGGCTCTGGTTTATGTTCCAACTAAGGGGGAAGAAGTAGCTAGTCAACAGACTGCTTCTGGGACGGCCTCTTCAACGAGCAAGGAAAAGAAAATCAATCTCAACAAGGCCAGTCTGGAAGAGATTAAACAGGTCAAGGGACTGGGAGGAAAACGAGCTCAGGATATTATCGACCATCGTGAAACAAATGGTAAGTTCAAGTCAGTAGAAGAACTCAAGAAGGTCTCTGGCATTGGTGCCAAGACCATAGAAAAGCTAAAAGATTATGTTACAGTGGATTAA
- a CDS encoding GNAT family N-acetyltransferase — protein sequence MESIFLKLAQYPIVETERLLLRPVTLDDAEAMFAYASDKDNTRYTFPTNQNLEETKNNIAQFYLANPLGRWGIELKSNGQFIGTIDLHKIDPVLKKAAIGYIINKKYWNQGLTTEANRAVIELAFEKIGMNKVTALHDKDNPASGKVMEKSGMRFSHEEAYACMDQHEEGRIVTRVHYVLTKEDYFANK from the coding sequence ATGGAATCAATCTTTTTAAAACTAGCTCAGTATCCAATAGTGGAGACTGAGCGTTTATTGCTTAGACCTGTAACTTTAGATGATGCGGAAGCAATGTTTGCCTATGCCTCGGACAAGGATAATACACGTTACACTTTTCCAACCAATCAAAATTTAGAAGAAACCAAGAATAACATTGCTCAGTTCTACTTGGCCAATCCCTTGGGACGGTGGGGAATAGAACTAAAAAGCAATGGTCAGTTTATCGGAACCATTGACTTGCACAAGATTGATCCTGTTCTTAAGAAGGCAGCTATTGGCTACATTATCAATAAAAAGTATTGGAATCAAGGATTAACGACAGAAGCCAATCGTGCTGTGATTGAGTTAGCTTTTGAGAAGATAGGGATGAATAAGGTGACTGCCCTTCATGATAAGGACAATCCTGCATCTGGAAAGGTCATGGAGAAATCAGGTATGCGTTTTTCCCACGAAGAAGCTTATGCTTGTATGGACCAGCATGAAGAAGGCCGAATCGTGACAAGAGTTCACTATGTATTGACCAAGGAAGACTATTTTGCAAATAAATAA
- a CDS encoding PhoH family protein, producing MKEHSIDIQLSHPDDLFHLFGSNERHLRLMEEELDVVIHARTEIVQILGEETACEEARQVIQALMVLVNRGMTVGTPDVVTAISMVKNDEIDKFVALYEEEIIKDNTGKPIRVKTLGQKLYVDSVKQHDVTFGIGPAGTGKTFLAVTLAVTALKRGQVKRIILTRPAVEAGESLGFLPGDLKEKVDPYLRPVYDALYQILGKDQTTRLMEREIIEIAPLAYMRGRTLDDAFVILDEAQNTTIMQMKMFLTRLGFNSKMIVNGDISQIDLPRNVKSGLIDAQEKLKNIHQIDFVHFSAKDVVRHPVVAQIIRAYEPAPVKKEEREELDPQPLSEG from the coding sequence TTGAAGGAACATTCAATTGACATTCAACTGAGTCATCCAGATGACCTGTTTCATCTTTTTGGTTCCAATGAACGCCATCTTCGTTTGATGGAAGAAGAGCTTGATGTGGTGATTCATGCTCGTACAGAGATTGTGCAGATTTTGGGAGAAGAGACTGCCTGTGAGGAAGCCCGTCAGGTTATCCAAGCCCTCATGGTCTTGGTGAATCGTGGGATGACTGTCGGAACTCCAGATGTGGTGACTGCGATTAGCATGGTCAAAAACGATGAAATTGACAAGTTTGTCGCCCTTTATGAAGAAGAAATTATAAAGGACAATACAGGGAAGCCTATCCGTGTCAAAACACTGGGTCAAAAACTGTATGTGGATAGTGTTAAACAGCATGATGTGACCTTTGGAATTGGGCCGGCAGGGACAGGGAAGACCTTTCTTGCAGTTACTTTGGCTGTGACTGCCCTTAAACGTGGGCAAGTCAAACGAATTATCCTGACACGCCCGGCAGTGGAAGCTGGCGAGAGTCTAGGTTTTCTTCCGGGTGATCTTAAAGAGAAGGTAGATCCTTACCTTCGACCTGTTTATGATGCCTTGTATCAGATTCTGGGAAAAGACCAAACAACTCGACTCATGGAGCGTGAAATTATCGAGATTGCGCCCCTTGCCTATATGCGTGGACGAACCTTGGATGATGCCTTTGTCATTCTCGATGAGGCGCAAAATACGACTATCATGCAGATGAAGATGTTTTTGACTCGTTTAGGTTTTAATTCTAAGATGATTGTCAATGGAGATATCAGTCAGATTGACCTTCCGCGCAACGTCAAGTCCGGTTTGATTGATGCTCAAGAAAAACTCAAGAACATCCATCAGATTGACTTTGTTCATTTTTCGGCCAAGGATGTGGTTCGCCATCCTGTTGTCGCTCAGATTATCCGAGCTTATGAACCAGCTCCAGTTAAAAAAGAAGAGCGTGAAGAATTAGATCCTCAACCTCTATCTGAGGGATAG
- a CDS encoding YozE family protein, whose protein sequence is MRKSFYTWLMTERNPKSNSPKAILADLAFEESSFPKHTDDFDEVSRFLEEHASFSFNLGDFDAIWQEYLEH, encoded by the coding sequence ATGAGAAAATCATTTTACACTTGGCTCATGACCGAGCGCAATCCTAAAAGTAACAGTCCCAAAGCTATCTTGGCAGACCTAGCTTTTGAAGAGTCATCTTTCCCAAAACACACAGATGATTTTGATGAGGTCAGTCGCTTTTTGGAGGAGCATGCCAGCTTCTCTTTCAACCTAGGAGACTTTGACGCTATCTGGCAAGAATACTTAGAACACTAG
- the cvfB gene encoding RNA-binding virulence regulatory protein CvfB: protein MNTNLASFIVGLIIDENDRFYFVQKDGQTYALAKEEGQHTVGDTVKGFAYTDMKQKLRLTTIEVTATQDQFGWGTVTEVRKDLGVFVDTGLPDKEIVVSLDILPELKELWPKKGDQLYIRLEVDKKDRIWGLLAYQEDFQRLARPAYNNMQNQNWPAIVYRLKLSGTFVYLPENNMLGFIHPSERYAEPRLGQVLDARVIGFREVDRTLNLSLKPRSFEMLENDAQMILTYLESNGGFMTLNDKSSPDDIKATFGISKGQFKKALGGLMKTGKIKQDQFGTELI, encoded by the coding sequence ATGAATACAAATCTTGCAAGTTTTATCGTTGGACTGATCATCGATGAAAACGACCGTTTTTACTTTGTGCAAAAGGATGGCCAAACCTATGCTCTTGCTAAGGAAGAAGGTCAACATACAGTAGGGGATACGGTCAAAGGTTTTGCCTATACGGACATGAAGCAAAAACTCCGCCTGACAACCATAGAAGTGACTGCCACTCAGGACCAATTTGGTTGGGGAACTGTAACGGAAGTTCGTAAAGACTTGGGTGTCTTTGTGGATACAGGCCTTCCTGACAAGGAAATCGTTGTGTCACTCGATATCCTCCCTGAGCTCAAGGAACTCTGGCCTAAGAAGGGCGACCAACTCTACATCCGTCTTGAAGTGGACAAGAAAGACCGTATCTGGGGACTCTTGGCTTATCAAGAAGACTTTCAACGTCTGGCTCGTCCTGCCTACAACAACATGCAGAACCAAAACTGGCCAGCCATTGTTTACCGCCTCAAGCTATCAGGAACTTTTGTTTACCTGCCAGAAAATAACATGCTTGGCTTTATCCATCCTAGCGAGCGCTATGCAGAGCCACGTTTAGGACAAGTTTTAGATGCGCGCGTTATTGGTTTCCGTGAAGTGGACCGCACGTTGAACCTCTCCCTCAAACCACGTTCCTTTGAAATGTTGGAAAATGATGCTCAGATGATTTTGACTTACTTGGAAAGCAATGGCGGTTTCATGACCTTAAATGATAAGTCATCTCCAGACGATATCAAGGCAACCTTTGGCATTTCTAAAGGTCAGTTCAAGAAAGCACTCGGTGGCTTGATGAAGACTGGTAAAATCAAGCAAGACCAGTTTGGTACAGAGTTGATTTAG
- the frr gene encoding ribosome recycling factor: MANAIIEKAKERMTQSHQSLAREFGGIRAGRANASLLDRVHVEYYGVETPLNQIASITIPEARVLLVTPFDKSSLKDIERALNASDLGITPANDGSVIRLVIPALTEETRRDLAKEVKKVGENAKVAVRNIRRDAMDEAKKQEKAKEITEDELKTLEKDIQKVTDDAVKHIDDMTANKEKELLEV, from the coding sequence ATGGCTAACGCAATTATTGAAAAAGCTAAAGAGAGAATGACCCAGTCTCACCAATCACTTGCTCGTGAATTTGGTGGTATCCGTGCTGGCCGTGCCAATGCAAGCTTGCTTGATCGTGTACATGTAGAATACTATGGAGTAGAAACTCCTCTTAACCAAATCGCTTCAATTACGATTCCAGAAGCGCGTGTCTTGTTGGTAACACCATTTGACAAGTCTTCATTGAAAGACATCGAACGTGCCTTGAACGCTTCTGATCTTGGTATTACACCAGCTAATGATGGTTCTGTGATTCGCTTGGTTATCCCAGCTCTTACAGAAGAAACTCGTCGTGACCTTGCTAAAGAAGTGAAGAAGGTCGGCGAAAATGCTAAGGTGGCTGTCCGCAATATCCGTCGTGACGCTATGGATGAAGCCAAGAAACAAGAAAAAGCAAAAGAAATCACTGAAGACGAATTGAAGACTCTTGAAAAAGATATTCAAAAAGTAACAGACGATGCTGTCAAACACATCGATGACATGACTGCCAACAAAGAAAAAGAACTCTTGGAAGTCTAA
- the pyrH gene encoding UMP kinase, with protein sequence MANPKYKRILIKLSGEALAGERGVGIDIQTVQTIAKEIQEVHSLGIEIALVIGGGNLWRGEPAAEAGMDRVQADYTGMLGTVMNALVMADSLQQVGVDTRVQTAIAMQQVAEPYVRGRALRHLEKGRIVIFGAGIGSPYFSTDTTAALRAAEIEADAILMAKNGVDGVYNADPKKDKTAVKFEELTHRDVINKGLRIMDSTASTLSMDNDIDLVVFNMNQPGNIKRVVFGENIGTTVSNNIEEKE encoded by the coding sequence ATGGCGAATCCCAAGTATAAACGTATTTTAATCAAGTTATCAGGTGAAGCCCTTGCCGGTGAACGTGGCGTAGGGATTGATATCCAAACAGTTCAAACAATCGCAAAAGAGATTCAAGAAGTTCATAGCTTAGGTATCGAAATTGCCCTTGTTATCGGTGGAGGAAATCTCTGGCGTGGAGAACCTGCTGCAGAAGCAGGAATGGACCGCGTTCAGGCAGATTACACAGGAATGCTTGGGACTGTTATGAATGCTCTTGTGATGGCAGATTCATTGCAACAAGTTGGTGTCGATACGCGTGTACAAACAGCTATTGCCATGCAACAAGTGGCAGAGCCTTACGTACGTGGACGTGCCCTTCGTCACCTTGAAAAAGGCCGTATCGTTATCTTTGGTGCCGGAATTGGTTCACCTTACTTCTCAACAGATACAACAGCGGCCCTTCGTGCAGCTGAAATCGAAGCAGATGCCATCCTTATGGCTAAAAATGGTGTCGACGGTGTTTACAATGCCGATCCTAAGAAAGACAAGACAGCCGTTAAGTTTGAAGAATTGACTCACCGTGATGTTATCAACAAAGGACTTCGTATAATGGATTCAACAGCTTCAACCCTCTCAATGGACAACGACATTGACTTGGTTGTATTCAACATGAACCAACCAGGTAACATTAAACGTGTCGTATTTGGGGAAAATATCGGAACAACAGTTTCAAATAATATCGAAGAAAAGGAATGA